A window of the Gossypium hirsutum isolate 1008001.06 chromosome A05, Gossypium_hirsutum_v2.1, whole genome shotgun sequence genome harbors these coding sequences:
- the LOC121229621 gene encoding uncharacterized protein: protein MRIQKHFKNPMKKSERKSSTMRSRARKMARKQVVCSSKRRRICSKSCSKSKEVISEKLAALKSLIPGNNVRNGSNGIVKVEQLFQETADYIIVLKTQAFLLQKLIEFYDHGDEGSNNEMQHQIVQQHQS from the coding sequence atgaggatccaaaaacatttcaaaaacCCAATGAAGAAATCGGAAAGAAAATCATCAACAATGAGAAGTAGAGCAAGAAAAATGGCGAGGAAACAAGTTGTCTGCAGCAGTAAGAGAAGAAGGATTTGCAGCAAGTCCTGTTCTAAGTCGAAGGAGGTAATTTCCGAGAAGCTCGCAGCTTTGAAGAGTTTAATTCCTGGTAATAATGTCAGAAACGGAAGTAATGGGATAGTTAAAGTAGAACAGCTGTTCCAAGAAACTGCAGACTACATCATTGTGTTGAAGACCCAAGCTTTTCTTTTGCAAAAGCTTATTGAGTTTTATGATCATGGTGATGAAGGGTCTAATAATGAAATGCAGCACCAAATTGTTCAACAACATCAGTCATAG